A genomic stretch from Deinococcus ruber includes:
- a CDS encoding AAA family ATPase has product MTAAQPPQTAPPALQAQIKQALAQLDSVILGKPIPVRLALTCLLAGGHLLIEDVPGVGKTTLAYALAATLGLEFGRVQFTSDLMPADLLGVSIFEREAGTFRFHPGPIFTQLLLADELNRATPRTQSALLEAMEERQVSVDGATRPLPAPFFVVATQNPATQALGSAHGTFPLPEAQLDRFLLTVTLGYPDPRAERELLLSGGRREVAQGLAAALTPADLQAARQGVTAVHVSGALIDYVQLLVKATRDSAQFVMGLSPRAALGLIALARAWAWLHGRSSVWPDDVRAVFPALATHRLLGRSSGTPQPGAVRALLEGVPIP; this is encoded by the coding sequence ATGACTGCCGCTCAGCCGCCTCAGACCGCGCCGCCCGCACTTCAGGCCCAGATAAAGCAGGCACTGGCGCAACTCGACAGCGTGATTCTGGGAAAACCCATTCCCGTGCGGCTGGCCCTGACCTGCCTGCTGGCGGGCGGGCACCTGCTGATCGAAGACGTTCCGGGCGTCGGTAAAACCACGCTGGCCTACGCGCTGGCTGCCACGCTGGGGCTGGAATTCGGGCGCGTGCAGTTCACCAGCGACCTGATGCCCGCCGATCTGCTGGGCGTGAGCATTTTCGAGCGCGAGGCGGGAACGTTCCGCTTCCACCCCGGCCCGATCTTCACGCAGCTTCTGCTGGCCGACGAACTGAACCGCGCCACGCCGCGCACCCAGTCGGCGCTGCTCGAAGCGATGGAAGAACGGCAGGTGAGCGTGGACGGCGCGACCAGACCGCTGCCCGCTCCCTTTTTTGTGGTGGCGACCCAGAACCCCGCGACCCAGGCGCTGGGATCGGCGCACGGCACCTTTCCGCTGCCCGAAGCACAGCTCGACCGCTTTCTGCTGACCGTCACGCTGGGCTATCCCGACCCACGTGCCGAGCGCGAACTGCTGCTGTCGGGCGGGCGCAGAGAGGTGGCGCAGGGGCTGGCGGCGGCGCTGACTCCGGCAGATTTGCAGGCGGCGCGGCAGGGGGTTACGGCGGTGCATGTGTCGGGGGCGCTCATCGACTATGTGCAGCTGCTCGTCAAGGCCACCCGCGACTCAGCGCAGTTTGTGATGGGCCTCAGCCCCCGCGCCGCCCTGGGTCTGATCGCGCTGGCGCGGGCCTGGGCGTGGCTGCACGGGCGCAGCAGCGTGTGGCCCGACGACGTGCGGGCGGTGTTTCCGGCACTGGCGACTCACCGACTGCTGGGGCGCAGCAGCGGCACGCCCCAGCCAGGTGCGGTGAGGGCGTTGCTGGAGGGCGTACCGATCCCGTGA
- a CDS encoding Mov34/MPN/PAD-1 family protein, with translation MPLHLPRHLETALWEHVQREVPCECVGVIGAQGAALRALYPLRNIARDPAHRYLADPASLLRALRAMEQEGLTLAAIYHSHPHGRARPSRSDLDLAEYRVPYLIADVERHDLRAYLLPQGEEVELTIDERGTDFS, from the coding sequence ATGCCTCTGCATCTGCCGCGCCATCTGGAAACGGCGCTGTGGGAGCACGTGCAGCGGGAAGTGCCCTGCGAATGCGTGGGCGTGATCGGCGCACAGGGCGCGGCGCTGCGGGCGCTGTATCCACTCCGCAATATTGCCCGCGACCCGGCACACCGCTACCTTGCCGACCCCGCCAGTCTGCTGCGTGCGCTGCGAGCGATGGAGCAGGAGGGCCTGACGCTGGCAGCGATCTACCACAGTCACCCGCACGGACGCGCCCGGCCCAGCCGCAGCGATCTCGATCTGGCCGAATACCGCGTTCCCTACCTGATCGCTGACGTGGAACGCCACGACCTGCGGGCCTACCTGCTGCCACAGGGTGAGGAAGTGGAACTGACGATTGACGAGCGGGGCACTGATTTTTCATGA
- a CDS encoding MFS transporter: MTLSTGVLPDPPSSAPLVSPWALSSFWGGSAFHWLLLLLILMPADVVRFVGEAHKGTYLGLLVGIGAILALILPPLIGTLSDKVGKRLAFLRWGVAINVAGLAVMGLASVLLGGAGLTGFWVYTLGYLLVQTGNNVATSPYSALIPDLVPLPVRGRYSGVMGQLQALGQLVGAVLAFGLGQLGLPAAVSYVLIAAVLVGSAAITLRQVTEPLLAAQPGQHARWFVGSLGRALAVVAVLGAVYLLIEKAAPTFSLYMAFSLPLLVVGAVIVALVMEWRGTVRMEPHPQLATRLMTVFLYQPFLWVFITRMLFSLGQYSVQPFLQFYNADVLKQANPGTATSIMLACIIVGSIVSAIIGGRLSDRVGRKPIIYVAGSAMAAAAVLLLFAPNFVAALVLALAFGLGYGAFVSVDWALGSDAMPSRATYARDMGLWHVAFVAPQLSSAPQGFLLDWGNTRGLALEIPHLGYFIVFGIAAACFVLGVVLVRNIRGVR; this comes from the coding sequence ATGACCCTTTCCACCGGTGTACTGCCCGATCCGCCGTCTTCGGCTCCGCTCGTCAGTCCGTGGGCACTGTCGAGCTTCTGGGGGGGCAGCGCGTTTCACTGGCTGCTGCTGCTGCTGATCCTGATGCCCGCCGATGTGGTGCGCTTCGTGGGCGAGGCGCACAAGGGCACGTACCTGGGGCTGCTGGTCGGCATCGGGGCGATTCTGGCGCTCATTCTGCCGCCCCTGATCGGCACGCTCAGCGACAAGGTGGGAAAGCGGCTGGCCTTTTTGCGCTGGGGCGTCGCCATCAATGTGGCGGGGCTGGCGGTGATGGGGCTGGCGTCGGTGCTGCTGGGCGGCGCGGGCCTGACCGGATTCTGGGTGTATACGCTCGGCTACCTGCTGGTGCAGACGGGCAACAACGTCGCCACCTCGCCCTACAGCGCCCTGATTCCCGATCTGGTGCCGCTGCCCGTACGCGGGCGCTACAGCGGCGTGATGGGGCAGCTTCAGGCGCTGGGGCAACTGGTGGGCGCCGTGCTGGCCTTCGGGCTGGGGCAGTTGGGCCTGCCCGCCGCCGTGTCGTATGTGCTGATTGCTGCCGTGCTGGTGGGCAGCGCCGCCATCACGCTGCGGCAGGTGACAGAACCGCTGCTGGCCGCGCAGCCGGGGCAGCACGCCCGCTGGTTTGTTGGGTCGCTGGGGCGGGCGCTGGCGGTGGTCGCGGTGCTGGGCGCGGTCTATCTGCTGATCGAGAAGGCCGCGCCCACGTTCTCGCTGTACATGGCCTTCAGCCTGCCGCTGCTGGTGGTGGGGGCAGTGATCGTGGCGCTGGTGATGGAGTGGCGCGGAACCGTGCGGATGGAGCCACACCCGCAGCTCGCCACCCGCCTGATGACGGTGTTCCTGTATCAGCCGTTTCTGTGGGTCTTCATCACGCGCATGCTGTTCAGCCTGGGACAGTACAGCGTGCAGCCGTTTTTGCAGTTCTACAACGCCGACGTGCTAAAGCAGGCCAACCCCGGCACCGCCACCAGCATCATGCTGGCGTGCATCATCGTGGGCAGCATCGTCAGCGCGATCATCGGCGGGCGGCTGAGTGACCGCGTTGGCCGCAAACCGATCATCTACGTGGCCGGAAGTGCGATGGCTGCCGCCGCCGTGCTGCTGCTGTTCGCGCCCAATTTCGTGGCGGCGCTGGTGCTGGCGCTGGCCTTCGGGCTGGGCTACGGCGCATTTGTGAGCGTGGACTGGGCGCTGGGTTCCGACGCCATGCCCAGCCGCGCCACCTATGCCCGCGACATGGGGCTGTGGCACGTGGCCTTTGTCGCGCCGCAGCTCTCTAGCGCCCCGCAGGGATTTCTGCTCGACTGGGGCAATACGCGGGGGCTGGCGCTGGAGATTCCACATCTGGGCTATTTCATCGTGTTCGGCATCGCGGCGGCCTGCTTTGTGCTGGGCGTGGTGCTAGTACGGAATATACGCGGCGTGAGATAA
- a CDS encoding pyridoxamine 5'-phosphate oxidase family protein — protein sequence MSDQSLSHDESMQEIGKIIKGVKFAMVTTQNAEGHLHSRPLTTQEADFSGEIWFIGSKDSGSVADIKAHERVNVSYSDADKGQYVSLSGVAKLVEDRAKLEELWSDFYKAYFPQGIEDPNIQLIKVDASGAEFWEGDGKVKSFFHMARAAVTGKTADHQGKNETVKL from the coding sequence ATGAGTGACCAATCTCTGAGCCACGACGAGAGCATGCAGGAAATCGGCAAGATCATCAAAGGCGTGAAGTTTGCGATGGTCACGACCCAGAACGCCGAGGGGCATCTGCATTCCCGCCCGCTGACGACCCAGGAGGCCGATTTCAGCGGTGAGATCTGGTTCATCGGCAGCAAGGACAGCGGCAGCGTGGCCGACATCAAGGCGCATGAGCGTGTGAACGTCAGCTATTCCGACGCCGACAAGGGCCAGTACGTGAGCCTGAGCGGCGTGGCGAAGCTGGTCGAAGACCGCGCCAAGCTCGAAGAACTGTGGTCAGACTTTTACAAGGCGTACTTTCCCCAGGGCATCGAAGACCCCAACATCCAGCTCATCAAGGTGGACGCGAGCGGGGCCGAGTTCTGGGAAGGCGACGGCAAAGTCAAATCGTTCTTCCACATGGCCCGCGCCGCCGTCACTGGCAAAACTGCCGACCATCAGGGAAAGAACGAGACGGTCAAGCTGTAA
- a CDS encoding bifunctional 5,10-methylenetetrahydrofolate dehydrogenase/5,10-methenyltetrahydrofolate cyclohydrolase, producing MDIDSDGPRLLLGKPLADRFTREVRAGIAERGLSPLLVAVVVSDDPATTVYVQSKARQAARLGVRLEVRELGAATSQAELHAELERLSNDPEVHGIVLELPLAPGLDADLAMLHIAPAKDIEGLTPANLALVAAGREPEALLPPTPRSIRFLLREVLELSGSRIAIIGPGRTVGRPLTWMLNNRGATVTLLNQFTRDMAEVLSGQDAVVVAVGRAGLLGVQHVQPHQVIIDAGINVTDAGVSGDAAPGVAGVVRAITPVPGGVGPLTSALMFQNLLRAIRLQRGEQVE from the coding sequence ATTGACATCGACTCGGACGGCCCACGGCTGCTGCTGGGCAAGCCGCTGGCCGACCGATTCACCCGCGAGGTAAGGGCGGGCATTGCTGAGCGCGGCCTGTCGCCGCTGCTGGTGGCGGTGGTGGTGTCCGACGACCCGGCGACCACCGTGTATGTGCAGAGCAAGGCGCGGCAGGCGGCGCGGCTGGGCGTGCGGCTGGAAGTGCGCGAACTGGGCGCAGCGACCTCTCAGGCCGAACTGCATGCCGAGCTGGAGCGGCTGTCGAACGATCCGGAGGTTCACGGCATCGTGCTGGAACTGCCGCTGGCTCCGGGGCTGGACGCCGACCTTGCCATGCTGCATATCGCCCCGGCCAAAGACATCGAGGGCCTGACACCCGCCAATCTCGCGCTGGTGGCGGCAGGCCGCGAGCCGGAAGCGCTGCTGCCGCCCACGCCGCGCAGCATCCGCTTTCTGCTGCGCGAGGTGCTCGAACTGTCTGGCAGCCGCATCGCCATCATCGGGCCGGGGCGCACGGTGGGCCGCCCGCTGACGTGGATGCTGAATAACCGGGGCGCGACGGTGACGCTGCTCAACCAGTTCACCCGCGACATGGCCGAGGTGCTGTCGGGTCAGGATGCGGTGGTGGTGGCAGTGGGCCGCGCCGGGCTGCTGGGCGTGCAGCATGTGCAGCCGCATCAGGTCATTATTGATGCGGGCATCAACGTGACAGATGCGGGCGTGAGCGGAGACGCCGCGCCGGGCGTCGCAGGCGTGGTGCGGGCCATCACGCCCGTTCCCGGCGGCGTCGGCCCACTCACCAGCGCCCTGATGTTTCAGAACCTGCTGCGAGCCATTCGCCTGCAACGCGGCGAGCAGGTGGAGTAG
- the purH gene encoding bifunctional phosphoribosylaminoimidazolecarboxamide formyltransferase/IMP cyclohydrolase, protein MNKQALISVSDKAGVVDFARALVERGYTVLSTGGTLGALHAAGVAATAVSDVTGFPEIMDGRVKTLHPSIHGGILARRDPENAGAHLAELEAQGIDPIDLVCVNLYPFRETLASGADHATVIENIDIGGPAMIRAAAKNHASVLVLVDPADYPLALQDAVELKDRQRLAAKAYAHTAAYDAAISAYLNADEAADFPAQTTLELTQLAGEGLRYGENPHQSAAVYRLGQQRGPVLDARVLSGKPMSYNNYADTDAAWALVQEFDAPACVCVKHANPCGVAVAPTIRTAWERARDADTLSVFGGIVALNRPVDLETAQATRGTFLEVLIAPEISPEALEWFASKKPDLRVLVAGPSASSGPEYRPLVGGFLAQDRDSRTWDDLCPEVVSVRQPSDSEWADLAFAWRVTKHARSNNVVLARGGTTVGVGAGAVSRIWAAERAVQNAGAAAAGAVLASEAFFPYDDVVRLAASMGVTAVLQPGGAKRDPEIVAAANELNVSMIFTGSRHFRH, encoded by the coding sequence ATGAACAAACAGGCTCTGATTTCGGTCTCGGATAAGGCAGGCGTCGTGGACTTTGCCCGTGCCCTCGTAGAGCGCGGCTATACCGTGCTGAGTACCGGCGGTACCCTCGGGGCGCTGCACGCGGCGGGCGTGGCCGCCACAGCCGTTTCCGACGTGACCGGGTTCCCGGAGATCATGGACGGACGGGTCAAGACGCTGCATCCCAGCATCCACGGCGGCATCCTGGCCCGGCGCGACCCCGAGAACGCGGGCGCACATCTGGCCGAGCTGGAAGCACAGGGCATCGACCCCATCGATCTGGTGTGCGTCAATCTGTATCCCTTCCGCGAAACGCTGGCGAGCGGGGCCGACCACGCCACCGTCATCGAGAACATCGACATCGGCGGCCCCGCCATGATTCGCGCCGCTGCCAAGAACCATGCCAGTGTGCTGGTGCTGGTCGATCCCGCCGATTACCCGCTGGCGCTACAAGACGCGGTGGAACTGAAGGATCGTCAGCGGCTCGCGGCCAAAGCCTACGCCCATACCGCCGCCTACGACGCCGCCATCAGCGCGTATCTGAACGCCGATGAAGCCGCCGATTTCCCGGCCCAGACGACGCTCGAACTGACTCAGCTCGCGGGTGAAGGGCTGCGCTACGGCGAGAATCCGCATCAGAGCGCCGCCGTGTACCGGCTGGGCCAGCAGCGTGGCCCGGTGCTGGATGCGCGGGTGCTGAGCGGCAAGCCCATGAGTTACAACAACTACGCCGACACCGACGCGGCCTGGGCGCTGGTGCAGGAATTCGACGCGCCCGCCTGCGTGTGCGTGAAGCATGCCAACCCCTGCGGCGTGGCAGTGGCTCCCACCATCCGCACCGCCTGGGAACGCGCCCGCGACGCCGATACCCTCAGCGTGTTCGGCGGCATCGTGGCCCTGAACCGGCCCGTCGATCTGGAAACGGCGCAGGCGACACGCGGCACCTTTCTGGAAGTTCTGATCGCCCCCGAGATCAGCCCCGAGGCGCTGGAGTGGTTTGCCAGCAAAAAACCCGATCTGCGCGTGCTGGTGGCGGGGCCATCCGCTTCGTCCGGCCCGGAATATCGTCCGCTGGTGGGCGGATTTCTGGCACAGGACCGCGACAGCCGCACCTGGGACGATCTGTGCCCGGAAGTGGTGAGCGTGCGCCAGCCGAGCGACAGCGAATGGGCCGATCTGGCGTTTGCCTGGCGCGTGACCAAGCATGCCCGCAGCAACAATGTGGTGCTGGCACGCGGCGGCACGACGGTGGGCGTGGGGGCCGGAGCGGTCAGCCGCATCTGGGCTGCCGAACGCGCCGTCCAGAATGCCGGAGCAGCGGCAGCAGGCGCGGTGCTCGCCTCCGAAGCGTTTTTTCCTTACGACGACGTGGTGCGCCTCGCCGCCTCGATGGGTGTGACGGCGGTGCTGCAACCCGGCGGAGCCAAGCGCGACCCGGAAATCGTGGCCGCCGCCAACGAACTGAACGTCAGCATGATCTTCACCGGGAGCCGTCATTTCAGGCATTGA
- a CDS encoding heme-dependent oxidative N-demethylase subunit alpha family protein, whose protein sequence is MFQAAPTPYHPYETGRYTVSAGLYRLGIQPIEGRPETHTFSFDHTYPAYIAAKVQARTRALHEYYALAGLTPELREAGLRFIAQTAAHDSQGVLTWDGQTLSNHALGWAGTLDLKRGTLEKLRHFPAPHAHIVQGITPLDALDFLAMNVQEDVSLLCKSGNSDHLAALHVLLPEKWNPLDKIGRDFVAVHQVVAGSEAMNRSAPKLLDAILSRGPFARFVWGVTASERLDHHPHAPPEPELSSDPAQWFLRAERQTLHGFPAAGGAVFTIRAYIYPLAAHLDTPERAAALAAGIRSMTPEQLAYKGLTQSVSVLLAWLDTRARVDG, encoded by the coding sequence ATGTTCCAAGCCGCCCCAACCCCCTACCACCCCTACGAAACCGGGCGCTACACCGTATCGGCAGGCCTGTACCGCCTGGGCATCCAGCCCATCGAAGGCCGCCCCGAAACCCACACCTTCAGCTTCGACCACACCTACCCCGCCTACATCGCTGCCAAAGTACAGGCCAGAACCCGCGCCCTGCACGAATACTACGCACTGGCGGGCCTGACCCCCGAACTCCGCGAGGCGGGCCTGAGATTCATAGCGCAGACGGCGGCCCACGATTCGCAGGGCGTTCTGACGTGGGACGGGCAGACGTTGAGCAATCACGCACTCGGCTGGGCCGGAACCCTCGATCTGAAGCGCGGCACGCTGGAGAAGCTGCGGCATTTCCCCGCCCCCCATGCCCACATCGTGCAGGGCATCACGCCGCTCGACGCGCTCGATTTCCTGGCGATGAACGTGCAGGAAGACGTGTCGCTGCTGTGCAAAAGCGGAAACTCGGATCATCTGGCGGCGCTGCATGTGCTGCTGCCGGAAAAGTGGAACCCGCTCGACAAGATCGGGCGCGATTTCGTGGCGGTGCATCAGGTCGTGGCAGGCAGCGAAGCGATGAACAGGTCAGCGCCGAAACTGCTGGACGCCATCCTTTCGCGTGGTCCCTTCGCCCGCTTCGTGTGGGGTGTGACCGCCTCGGAGCGGCTCGACCACCATCCACATGCGCCCCCAGAACCGGAGCTCTCCAGCGATCCGGCGCAGTGGTTCCTGCGGGCCGAGCGGCAGACACTGCACGGATTTCCGGCAGCGGGCGGCGCAGTCTTTACCATCCGGGCATACATCTATCCGCTGGCAGCGCACCTGGACACCCCTGAGCGGGCAGCGGCACTGGCAGCGGGCATCCGCTCGATGACTCCCGAACAGCTCGCCTACAAGGGCCTGACGCAGAGTGTGAGCGTGTTGCTGGCGTGGCTGGACACCCGCGCTAGGGTGGACGGATGA
- a CDS encoding ribonuclease domain-containing protein — translation MKRLLLSLLTLGLCACHPGGQSAAQTSVQTTTVQQHATLPQTPTAPTTDAGSGLSFVVLSALPAQAQQTYRLILKGGPFPYQRDGVTFSNREGILPQRSRGTYHEYTVKTPGSSDRGARRIVCAALLECYYTGDHYATFQRIRP, via the coding sequence ATGAAGCGCCTGCTCCTTTCCCTCCTCACGCTCGGCCTGTGCGCCTGCCATCCTGGGGGCCAGAGTGCCGCCCAGACCTCTGTTCAGACGACTACCGTTCAGCAGCACGCCACACTTCCTCAGACACCCACGGCACCCACCACCGACGCGGGCAGCGGCCTGTCGTTTGTTGTCCTGTCGGCGCTGCCCGCACAGGCCCAGCAGACATACCGCCTGATTCTGAAGGGCGGCCCGTTTCCCTATCAGCGCGACGGCGTGACCTTCAGCAACCGCGAGGGCATTCTGCCGCAGCGCTCACGCGGCACCTACCACGAATACACCGTCAAAACGCCCGGCAGCAGCGACCGGGGCGCACGCCGCATCGTGTGTGCCGCCCTGCTGGAGTGCTATTACACCGGCGACCACTACGCCACGTTTCAGAGGATTCGCCCATGA
- a CDS encoding barstar family protein, with translation MTQLSPAPTGFQTAPTDLNALPADLQTLDLNSIDSKAELMHALAYTLHLPPHFGHNWDALYDLLSDPDARTSAALHLTHWGEFQARRPDLAGPLRSVLLDAQEALHAAGISLWLLV, from the coding sequence ATGACCCAGCTCAGCCCTGCACCGACCGGCTTCCAGACTGCCCCCACCGACCTGAACGCACTGCCCGCCGATCTTCAGACGCTCGACCTGAACTCTATCGACAGCAAGGCAGAGCTGATGCATGCTCTCGCCTATACCCTGCACCTGCCCCCCCACTTCGGGCACAACTGGGACGCCCTGTACGACCTGCTCAGCGACCCCGACGCCCGCACATCGGCAGCGCTGCACCTGACCCACTGGGGAGAATTTCAGGCACGCCGCCCCGATCTGGCCGGGCCACTCCGGAGCGTGCTGCTCGACGCTCAGGAAGCGCTGCACGCCGCCGGAATTTCGCTGTGGTTGCTGGTATGA
- the tsaD gene encoding tRNA (adenosine(37)-N6)-threonylcarbamoyltransferase complex transferase subunit TsaD, which yields MSAFSGQLVLGIDTSCDDTGVGLVELAADGSVSVRANRVWSQTVHANYGGVMPELASREHVERIDAVMDDALKEAGVRVSDISAVAATSGPGLVGALLVGLMYGKGLAQGLGIPFYATHHLEGHIYAAASESSLQPPYLALVVSGGHTHLFDVPQTGEYVLVGATRDDAAGEAFDKVARLAGLGYPGGPAVSEAAKRGDPKAVPFKVPLAGQKGYEFSFSGLKTAALLAHRAGAKPEDLAASFQAVAVKSLVQTSVRAARDLGRRTLVVSGGVAANTALRESFAATELNVIFPGKGLNTDNGAMIALAGAAAIRAGRAAHGLEDGATAYAPLANSAG from the coding sequence ATGAGCGCCTTTTCAGGTCAACTCGTGCTGGGCATCGACACGAGCTGCGACGATACCGGCGTCGGGCTGGTCGAACTCGCGGCAGACGGCAGCGTGAGCGTGCGGGCCAACCGCGTGTGGTCGCAGACCGTTCATGCGAACTACGGCGGCGTGATGCCGGAACTGGCGAGCCGCGAACACGTCGAGCGCATCGACGCCGTGATGGATGACGCGCTGAAGGAAGCGGGCGTGCGCGTGAGCGACATCTCGGCGGTGGCCGCGACATCTGGCCCCGGTCTGGTCGGAGCGCTGCTGGTGGGCCTGATGTACGGCAAGGGACTGGCGCAGGGGCTGGGCATTCCGTTTTACGCCACGCACCATCTGGAAGGCCACATCTACGCCGCTGCCAGCGAATCCAGCCTTCAGCCGCCGTATCTGGCGCTGGTGGTATCGGGCGGGCACACCCACCTCTTCGACGTGCCGCAGACTGGCGAGTACGTGCTGGTGGGCGCAACCCGCGACGACGCGGCGGGCGAAGCCTTCGACAAGGTGGCGCGACTGGCGGGCCTGGGCTACCCCGGCGGCCCTGCCGTCAGCGAGGCGGCCAAGCGGGGCGACCCAAAAGCGGTGCCGTTCAAGGTGCCGCTGGCCGGGCAGAAGGGCTACGAATTCAGTTTCAGCGGCCTGAAGACGGCGGCGCTGCTGGCCCACAGAGCGGGCGCGAAACCCGAAGACCTCGCGGCCAGTTTTCAGGCGGTGGCGGTCAAAAGTCTGGTGCAGACGAGTGTGCGGGCCGCCCGCGACCTGGGCCGCCGGACACTGGTGGTGTCGGGCGGCGTGGCTGCAAACACCGCCCTGCGCGAAAGCTTTGCCGCCACCGAACTGAATGTCATCTTCCCCGGCAAGGGTCTGAACACCGACAACGGCGCGATGATCGCTCTGGCAGGCGCGGCGGCAATACGGGCAGGGCGGGCGGCACACGGGCTGGAAGACGGCGCGACGGCTTATGCACCGCTGGCGAATTCAGCGGGCTGA